The following proteins are encoded in a genomic region of Saccharopolyspora antimicrobica:
- the tgmC gene encoding ATP-grasp peptide maturase system methyltransferase: MIDWKPKACSLADELAELGKLTMPEWRAAVEATPRHEFVPAYYVHEAGRWQLADTSSPAGRDEWLRRVYSNTVLITALSDGDSGKVVRSSSSQPGLMVRMLEALDVHDGQRVLEIGTGTGYNAALLSHRLGADRVFSVDVDEDLVEAARARLAAIGHHPTVATVDGAGGLPGHAPFDRIIATCSVPAVPWSWIEQTRPGGLILTDVKPAVNAGSLVLLRRTDEGAEGRFDRTYAAFMGLRKPGAAYTSIARPRDRSNAVERTTSIAPGMLQNLVVWFLAALDLGAGASSGYTGSDPTQAPTAAWIATADRSWAEIDLQPDGGTYRVREGGPRSLWRAVETAHDTWLRLEQPGWDRFGLTVTRCGQWVWIDDPSSPRRWQIPT; the protein is encoded by the coding sequence GTGATCGACTGGAAGCCGAAGGCGTGCAGCCTCGCCGATGAGCTGGCGGAGCTGGGCAAGCTCACGATGCCGGAGTGGCGGGCGGCGGTGGAGGCCACCCCGCGCCATGAGTTCGTCCCGGCCTACTACGTCCACGAGGCGGGCCGCTGGCAGCTGGCGGACACCAGTTCACCGGCCGGTCGCGACGAGTGGTTGCGCCGGGTGTACTCGAACACGGTGCTGATCACCGCGCTGTCCGACGGCGACTCCGGCAAGGTGGTGCGCTCGTCGTCGTCACAGCCCGGGCTGATGGTGCGGATGCTCGAAGCGCTCGACGTGCACGACGGGCAGCGCGTGCTCGAAATCGGGACCGGCACCGGCTACAACGCCGCTCTGCTCTCCCACCGGCTGGGCGCCGACCGGGTGTTCAGCGTCGATGTCGACGAGGACCTGGTGGAGGCCGCCCGCGCCCGCCTGGCCGCGATCGGCCACCACCCGACGGTGGCCACCGTCGACGGCGCTGGCGGGCTGCCAGGGCACGCGCCGTTCGACCGGATCATCGCGACGTGCTCGGTGCCCGCGGTGCCGTGGTCCTGGATCGAGCAGACCCGACCCGGTGGCCTGATCCTCACGGACGTGAAACCTGCGGTCAACGCGGGAAGTCTCGTGCTGCTGCGGCGCACGGACGAGGGCGCCGAGGGGCGGTTCGACCGCACCTACGCGGCGTTCATGGGACTGCGGAAACCAGGCGCGGCCTACACCAGCATCGCCCGGCCCCGCGACCGCTCCAACGCGGTGGAGCGCACCACCAGCATTGCGCCGGGGATGTTGCAGAACCTCGTCGTCTGGTTCCTCGCGGCGCTCGACCTCGGAGCCGGAGCGTCAAGCGGCTACACCGGAAGCGATCCGACGCAGGCCCCGACCGCTGCGTGGATCGCCACGGCCGACCGGTCGTGGGCCGAGATCGACCTGCAACCCGACGGCGGAACGTACCGGGTACGTGAAGGCGGACCGCGGTCCCTGTGGCGAGCCGTCGAGACCGCCCACGACACGTGGCTACGGCTCGAACAACCCGGATGGGACCGGTTCGGGCTCACCGTGACCCGCTGCGGCCAATGGGTGTGGATCGACGACCCCAGCAGCCCGCGCCGCTGGCAGATCCCCACCTGA